The following are from one region of the Streptomyces rubrogriseus genome:
- a CDS encoding ABC transporter permease — protein MSNLSLAVRDSSTMLRRNLLHARRYPSLTLNLLLTPVMLLLLFVYVFGDAMSAGIGGGDRSDYVSYLVPGLLLMTIGSTTIGTAVSVSNDMTEGIIARFRTMAIHRGSVLVGHVVGSVVQSILSVVLVGAVGVAIGFRSLDATVLEWLAAFGLLLLFTLALTWIAVGMGLISPNAEAASNNAMPLIFLPLISSAFVPIDSMPGWFQPIAEYQPFTPAIETLRGLLLGTGIGHNGWLALGWCLALTGLGYVWATSKFNSDPK, from the coding sequence ATGAGCAACCTCTCCCTCGCCGTGCGCGACTCGTCCACCATGCTGCGCCGCAACCTCCTGCACGCCCGGCGCTACCCCTCCCTCACCCTCAACCTCCTGCTCACCCCGGTCATGCTGCTGCTCCTCTTCGTCTACGTCTTCGGCGACGCGATGAGCGCCGGCATCGGCGGCGGCGACCGCTCCGACTACGTCTCCTACCTCGTGCCGGGCCTGCTCCTGATGACCATCGGGTCCACCACGATCGGCACCGCGGTCTCCGTCTCCAACGACATGACCGAGGGCATCATCGCCCGCTTCCGGACCATGGCCATCCACCGCGGCTCCGTGCTCGTCGGGCACGTGGTCGGCAGCGTGGTGCAGTCGATCCTGAGCGTGGTCCTCGTCGGCGCCGTCGGCGTGGCCATCGGCTTCCGTTCCTTGGACGCCACCGTCCTGGAGTGGCTCGCGGCCTTCGGGCTGCTCCTGCTCTTCACGCTGGCGCTGACCTGGATCGCCGTGGGCATGGGCCTGATCAGCCCGAACGCCGAGGCCGCCAGCAACAACGCGATGCCGCTGATCTTCCTCCCGCTGATCTCCAGCGCCTTCGTCCCCATCGACTCGATGCCGGGCTGGTTCCAGCCGATCGCCGAGTACCAGCCGTTCACGCCCGCCATCGAGACCCTGCGCGGCCTGCTCCTCGGCACCGGGATCGGCCACAACGGCTGGCTCGCCCTCGGCTGGTGCCTCGCCCTCACCGGGCTCGGCTACGTCTGGGCGACCTCGAAGTTCAACAGCGACCCGAAGTGA
- the purU gene encoding formyltetrahydrofolate deformylase: MNAQSSAAVPSADAPADQYVLTLSCPDKQGIVHAVSSYLFMTGCNIEDSQQFGDHDTGLFFMRVHFSAGEPVTVDKLRASFAAIGDAFHMDWQINRADAKMRIVLMVSRFGHCLNDLLFRARIGALPVEIAAVVSNHTDFAELVGSYDIPFHHIPVTKDTKPEAEARVLEIVREENVELVVLARYMQVLSDDLCKALSGRIINIHHSFLPSFKGAKPYHQAHARGVKLIGATAHYVTADLDEGPIIEQEVERVGHDVTPDQLVAIGRDVECQALARAVKWHAERRILLNGRRTVVFA; encoded by the coding sequence ATGAACGCGCAGTCCTCCGCCGCCGTCCCCTCGGCCGACGCCCCGGCCGACCAGTACGTCCTCACCCTGTCCTGCCCCGACAAGCAGGGCATCGTGCACGCCGTCTCGAGCTACCTGTTCATGACCGGCTGCAACATCGAGGACAGTCAGCAGTTCGGGGACCACGACACGGGTCTGTTCTTCATGCGGGTCCACTTCTCGGCCGGCGAGCCGGTGACCGTGGACAAGCTGCGCGCCAGCTTCGCCGCGATCGGCGACGCCTTCCACATGGACTGGCAGATCAACCGGGCCGACGCGAAGATGCGCATCGTGCTCATGGTGAGCAGGTTCGGGCACTGCCTGAACGACCTGCTCTTCCGCGCCCGGATCGGCGCGCTGCCCGTGGAGATCGCGGCGGTGGTGTCCAACCACACCGACTTCGCGGAGCTGGTGGGGTCCTACGACATCCCCTTCCACCACATCCCCGTGACGAAGGACACCAAGCCGGAGGCCGAGGCCCGGGTCCTGGAGATCGTGCGCGAGGAGAACGTCGAACTCGTCGTGCTGGCCCGCTACATGCAGGTCCTCTCGGACGACCTGTGCAAGGCGCTCAGCGGCCGGATCATCAACATCCACCACTCCTTCCTGCCGAGCTTCAAGGGCGCGAAGCCGTACCACCAGGCGCATGCGCGGGGAGTGAAGCTGATCGGCGCGACGGCGCACTACGTGACGGCCGACCTCGACGAGGGGCCGATCATCGAGCAGGAGGTCGAGCGGGTCGGACACGACGTCACGCCCGATCAGCTGGTGGCGATCGGGCGTGACGTGGAGTGCCAGGCGCTGGCGCGGGCCGTGAAGTGGCACGCGGAGCGGAGGATCCTGCTCAACGGCCGCCGGACGGTCGTCTTCGCCTAG
- a CDS encoding SCO4402 family protein, giving the protein MTVQGSENSSRRGRRSTTMGGMPLNDMPWWRWRSQVRSALHMLSAPAFQQDVWLAGVEGYGDVTDAVYRLVEDTWLDHWSAEKYVGTVFRDSQEAALVDTAVLRVLRIMHQVGPDAPVTAYLEHADWPEAVRAARDAHVRLATSDGEDPEAEPRTLEVLQILTRSA; this is encoded by the coding sequence ATGACCGTGCAAGGTTCGGAGAACTCTTCCCGTCGCGGCCGTCGCTCCACCACCATGGGCGGCATGCCACTCAACGACATGCCGTGGTGGCGCTGGCGCAGTCAGGTGCGCTCCGCGCTGCACATGCTCTCCGCCCCCGCCTTCCAGCAGGACGTCTGGCTGGCCGGCGTCGAGGGCTACGGGGACGTCACCGACGCCGTGTACCGCCTGGTGGAGGACACCTGGCTGGACCACTGGTCGGCCGAGAAGTACGTGGGCACGGTCTTCCGCGACTCTCAGGAGGCGGCGCTGGTCGACACCGCCGTGCTGCGGGTCCTGCGGATCATGCACCAGGTCGGGCCGGACGCGCCGGTGACCGCGTACCTGGAGCACGCGGACTGGCCGGAGGCGGTGCGGGCGGCGCGCGACGCGCACGTACGACTGGCCACCAGCGACGGCGAGGACCCGGAGGCCGAGCCGCGCACGCTCGAGGTGCTGCAGATCCTCACCCGGTCCGCCTGA
- a CDS encoding ABC transporter substrate-binding protein, with amino-acid sequence MTGRRPTRSTPPGGPRGRSRASRTGVLSAGALVACASLAVGCGVVPGATGGSGDDPITVMTWAPQDTGATNKPGMPALARAYARSINAQGGLAGRKLNVLTCNDHNDSVAAAKCARRAVKENAVAVVGSYSQYADSFFPVLEGARIPYIGGYGLTNTEFTSPLSYPVNGGQPALLAGLGSALADSCGPVTLVRPDTIAGDQLPALLDSGLASGGHERSHDQRAAEDATAYDDQAGRALARDGGDPAEPGCVVPVLGDRTGTFMDSFRRARGDRPDVRTATVLGSVDQTTINASGGASGPYEGAYVTGWYPAVSDPAWDGLKRLVKEQAFGDNDVDPADAGVQTTWIAYTVLKQVVESLGDGEVSADTVRRALDDGPEVGTGGLTPGLRWTFADKLASVGFPRLVNADVTLQVVREGRLVSARDGAVDTTRTLQNADVA; translated from the coding sequence ATGACCGGCAGGCGACCCACCCGCAGCACTCCCCCCGGCGGCCCCCGCGGCCGCTCCCGGGCCTCCCGCACCGGCGTCCTGTCCGCGGGCGCGCTGGTGGCGTGCGCGTCACTCGCCGTCGGCTGCGGGGTCGTCCCCGGTGCCACGGGGGGCTCCGGGGACGACCCGATCACCGTCATGACCTGGGCGCCGCAGGACACCGGCGCGACCAACAAGCCGGGCATGCCCGCGCTCGCCAGGGCCTACGCCCGCTCGATCAACGCCCAGGGCGGCCTCGCGGGCCGCAAGCTCAACGTCCTGACCTGCAACGACCACAACGACAGCGTGGCCGCCGCGAAGTGCGCCCGCCGTGCCGTCAAGGAGAACGCGGTCGCCGTGGTGGGCTCCTACAGCCAGTACGCCGACTCGTTCTTCCCCGTCCTCGAGGGCGCCCGCATCCCGTACATCGGCGGGTACGGCCTCACCAACACGGAGTTCACCAGTCCGCTGTCGTACCCCGTCAACGGGGGCCAGCCGGCGCTGCTCGCGGGGCTCGGCAGCGCGCTCGCCGACTCCTGCGGGCCGGTGACGCTGGTCCGCCCCGACACGATCGCGGGCGACCAGTTGCCCGCGCTGCTGGACTCGGGGCTGGCCTCCGGCGGACACGAGCGGTCCCACGACCAGCGGGCTGCCGAGGACGCCACCGCGTACGACGACCAGGCCGGGCGGGCGCTGGCGCGCGACGGCGGCGACCCCGCGGAGCCGGGGTGCGTGGTGCCCGTCCTCGGGGACCGCACCGGCACCTTCATGGACTCCTTCCGGCGGGCCCGCGGGGACCGGCCCGACGTCCGGACGGCGACCGTGCTCGGCAGCGTGGACCAGACGACGATCAACGCGAGCGGCGGCGCGTCCGGGCCCTACGAAGGGGCGTACGTCACCGGCTGGTACCCCGCGGTGAGCGACCCGGCCTGGGACGGTCTGAAGCGGCTGGTCAAGGAGCAGGCGTTCGGGGACAACGACGTCGATCCGGCCGACGCCGGGGTGCAGACGACCTGGATCGCGTACACCGTGCTCAAGCAGGTCGTCGAGTCGCTGGGCGACGGCGAGGTGAGCGCCGACACCGTCCGGCGGGCCCTCGACGACGGCCCGGAGGTCGGCACGGGCGGTCTCACGCCCGGCCTCCGGTGGACGTTCGCCGACAAGCTGGCCTCGGTCGGCTTCCCCCGCCTGGTCAACGCCGACGTCACCCTCCAGGTCGTACGGGAGGGCCGCCTGGTCTCGGCCCGCGACGGCGCCGTGGACACCACCCGCACCCTGCAGAACGCGGACGTGGCCTGA